A stretch of the Trichocoleus sp. FACHB-46 genome encodes the following:
- a CDS encoding class I SAM-dependent methyltransferase, producing MPLQPSDRTKLDPTEDTVFYGLPRFVTHVDEGFIQQLTDLYRERLKPQTRILDLMSSWVSHLPDGIEFAHVEGHGLNAEELARNPRLNHYFTQDLNQEPKLPLPDQSFDAVLNTVSVQYLQYPEAIFSEIHRVLKPGGIAIVSFSNRMFYQKAIQAWRDSSEEYRVELVNRYFTSAPGFSAPEAIARRAQVPSFLQMLGVAGGDPFYAVIAQRV from the coding sequence ATGCCCCTACAACCCAGCGATCGCACCAAGCTAGACCCCACCGAAGACACAGTATTTTATGGATTGCCTCGTTTTGTCACTCACGTAGACGAAGGATTCATCCAGCAGCTCACTGATTTGTATCGCGAACGGTTGAAGCCTCAGACACGCATCTTGGACTTGATGAGCAGTTGGGTTTCCCATCTACCAGATGGGATCGAATTTGCTCATGTCGAGGGGCATGGACTCAATGCGGAAGAGTTAGCCCGCAATCCACGCCTGAATCACTACTTTACCCAAGACCTCAACCAGGAGCCGAAACTACCGCTACCCGACCAATCGTTTGATGCAGTGCTCAATACCGTTTCCGTGCAGTATTTGCAGTACCCCGAAGCGATCTTCAGTGAGATTCATCGTGTTCTCAAGCCCGGAGGCATTGCGATCGTTAGTTTTTCGAATCGTATGTTCTACCAAAAGGCGATTCAGGCTTGGCGAGACAGCTCGGAGGAATACCGAGTAGAACTGGTCAACCGTTACTTCACATCTGCACCTGGATTTTCTGCACCTGAAGCGATCGCTCGGCGGGCGCAAGTACCCAGTTTCCTGCAAATGCTTGGCGTTGCAGGGGGTGATCCCTTTTATGCCGTAATTGCCCAGCGGGTTTAA
- a CDS encoding tetratricopeptide repeat protein translates to MRNSLISGLVISSSLWLATSVAAAPSASEYRQLGLAYRTQARYSEAIAALQQAVELEPNNLSGRITLGWTQHLAGQETAAMESLFQVLYRDPQSVPALNALGIVYLVQGDLNSAVLTHTWAAWLEPDNEIPYYNLSLATHRLREYGWASLAAHRAAALEPDNSHPWVALAIINWDGGDRAAATKAYEQALALNGNYGDRAFLSYLQEAGFSAAQIQVAEQVLSATVSR, encoded by the coding sequence GTGCGAAATAGTTTGATTTCTGGGTTGGTCATTAGCAGTAGCTTGTGGTTAGCAACATCAGTAGCAGCCGCTCCATCGGCAAGCGAATATCGTCAACTAGGTCTCGCTTATCGAACCCAAGCACGTTATTCAGAAGCGATCGCCGCACTTCAGCAAGCGGTAGAACTAGAACCCAACAATTTGTCTGGACGCATTACCCTAGGATGGACGCAACATCTGGCAGGCCAAGAAACTGCGGCAATGGAATCGCTGTTTCAGGTGCTGTATCGCGATCCTCAGTCAGTTCCAGCGTTGAATGCGTTAGGCATCGTCTATTTGGTGCAGGGTGACTTGAACTCTGCTGTCCTCACTCACACTTGGGCCGCTTGGCTAGAACCTGATAACGAAATTCCTTACTACAACCTCAGCTTGGCGACTCACCGTTTGCGAGAGTATGGCTGGGCCAGCTTAGCCGCACATCGAGCCGCTGCTTTGGAGCCAGACAATTCTCACCCTTGGGTGGCATTGGCAATCATTAACTGGGATGGCGGCGATCGCGCAGCAGCGACCAAAGCTTACGAGCAAGCCTTGGCGCTAAATGGAAACTATGGCGATCGCGCCTTTCTGAGCTATCTCCAAGAAGCTGGATTTAGTGCGGCTCAAATCCAAGTGGCGGAGCAAGTTTTGTCAGCGACCGTCTCACGTTAA